The following nucleotide sequence is from Saccharothrix texasensis.
CGCAGCGGCAGTTCGCCAGGCGGTGAGGTTGCTGTGCAGATGCCCTCCGCGGTAGTGGAAGGCGGTCATAGTCTTGGCCAACTGCCACGTGACCTGATGCATGCCCAGTGCTGCAGCGGAATGCTGGGCGGCCAGCAGACAGTGGTGCTCGGCGGCGAACCAAGTGAGGGCGGCAGCCTCGTCGGATAGTGAAAGGGGGTCACAACCCGGTCTCGGTGGCGCTAGCTCGAGCGGCCGTGCCGGTGGATTGAGGAGCCGATCGCCGTTTGCGGCGGTGTGAAGGTAAAAATCGATCAACCGGCGCAGTGCCGTGTCCTGCTGCTGCTCTGGGAGAGAGCGATGGGCGGTGTCGACGGCGTATCGGCGGATCAGGTCGTGCATCCGGTACCGGCCTTGTGGGTTGCGGCTGATCAGTGACACCTGCGTTAGCCCATTGAGCACTTTTCTGACCCTGTGCTTGCCGAAAATGTCGTCCGTGCAGGTCAGGCAGCATGGTAGTACCCGTTGAGGATGCCGCCCAGTCGTTGCCGTCGGCGGACGTCGAGTCTGGTGATCGCTGCTTGATCGGTGACGGCTGGTGGCAGGGCGCGTAGTGGTCGGGCGTTGGTGATGCCTTGGTGGGGGCGGTGGGTGTTGTAGTACCTCTCGTACTCGCGTAGGGCGTGGAGTAGGTGTGGTTGGTTCCAGATGAGGGTGCGGTCGAGGAGTTCGCGTCGGCAGCTGCGGATCCAGCGTTCCATGATCGCGTTCATGCGCGGTCTACGGGCACCGGTGAGGACGACCTGGATACCGGCGTCGGTGAGGACGGTGTCGAACAGGGCGGGGAACTCTCCATCCCGGTCGTGGATCAGGAACCGCGCGGAACTACCCGCCTCTTCAAGATCCATGACGAGGTTCCTGGCGGCTTGGGTGATCCAGGATGCGGTGGGGTGTGCGGTGGCGCCGAGGACGCGGATCCGGCGGTTGGCGTGCTCTATCACCGCGAGCACGTACAGGCGGGTGCCGCCCAGGGTGGTGGTCTCGAAAAAGTCGCAGGCCAGGGTCGCGTCGGCTTGGGAGCGGAGGAAGGCCGACCAGGTCGTGGAGGCGCGTTCTGGTGCCGGGTCGATTCCGGCGTCCTGGAGGATCTGCCAGGCGGTGGAGGCGGCGACTGTGATGCCGAGTACGAGTAGTTCGCCGTGGATGCGGCGGTAGCCCCAGGTGGGGTTCTCGCGCGTTAGGCGTAGTACCAGGAGTCGGATCGAGCGGATGGTCCGTGGTCGGCCTGGCCGTTTGGGGCGGGATCGGGCTGCGTGGCGGCGGGCGAGGAGGTCTCGGTGCCACCGCAGGACTGTCTCCGGGCGTACCAGTGGTCGGAGTCGATGAAGCGCTTGCGCCGGGAGTCGGTGCAGCGGGGCGGCGAGGAATGCCCGGTCGGCGGGGGAGAATCGTGGGCGGGTGTCTCCGAGTTGGCGTTGCAGGACCATGATTTGGTGGCGCAGTGCCAGGATCTCGGTGTCCTTGTCCCGGTCGCTCATGGGCAGCAGGCGCAGCAGCGCGAACGCGTTGGTCGCACCGAGGTAGGCCAGTCGGAGCAGCACAGCCGGTCATCATGCCGTGCTGGACGACATCACGCGGATGGCAACCGTGGCCCGTGAGAGCTTCAGGTACTTGGGCTGCGTAGGCCTTCTACCTGCGTGGATGAGGTTATCGGCATGCACAACGTCCGGGAACCGCGCCGCCACCGACTCGGACCACCCCGGTGGCTTGCCGCCGCCGCAGGAGAAGATGCACGTGTTCACGCGCGCTGCGCTCGGGGTAACAGAGACCGTGGACAACGGCGAGGGCACCT
It contains:
- a CDS encoding integrase core domain-containing protein, with the translated sequence MLLRLAYLGATNAFALLRLLPMSDRDKDTEILALRHQIMVLQRQLGDTRPRFSPADRAFLAAPLHRLPAQALHRLRPLVRPETVLRWHRDLLARRHAARSRPKRPGRPRTIRSIRLLVLRLTRENPTWGYRRIHGELLVLGITVAASTAWQILQDAGIDPAPERASTTWSAFLRSQADATLACDFFETTTLGGTRLYVLAVIEHANRRIRVLGATAHPTASWITQAARNLVMDLEEAGSSARFLIHDRDGEFPALFDTVLTDAGIQVVLTGARRPRMNAIMERWIRSCRRELLDRTLIWNQPHLLHALREYERYYNTHRPHQGITNARPLRALPPAVTDQAAITRLDVRRRQRLGGILNGYYHAA